The following proteins are co-located in the Acinetobacter sp. NCu2D-2 genome:
- the hemF gene encoding oxygen-dependent coproporphyrinogen oxidase has translation MQHPNSADIQRVRDYLTDLQARICAALEQQEQLGGGQAQFEIDEWQRPEGGGGRSRVLENGTVIEKGGVMFSHIDISKLPASATARHPQIAGAKAQAMGVSLVIHPKNPNVPTSHANVRLFVAEKEGQDPIWWFGGGFDLTPFYPNDEDVLSWHQTAHDLCAPFGEQIYAEHKKWCDDYFYLKHRDEQRGVGGLFFDDLNQWDFETCFQYMQAVGNGYLEAILPIFKRNQDKPYSDEQREFQLYRRGRYVEYNLVYDRGTLFGLQTGGRIESILVSLPPLTGWRYRPEWEEGSAEKRLTDYYLKPHDWLTELKK, from the coding sequence ATGCAGCATCCAAACTCAGCGGATATTCAACGTGTTCGCGATTATCTCACCGATCTTCAAGCACGCATTTGTGCAGCACTCGAACAACAAGAACAACTCGGTGGTGGACAGGCACAATTTGAGATTGATGAATGGCAACGACCTGAAGGTGGGGGTGGTCGCTCACGTGTCCTTGAAAATGGCACCGTGATTGAAAAAGGCGGTGTGATGTTCTCACACATCGATATTTCAAAACTACCTGCGTCTGCAACTGCACGCCATCCGCAAATTGCTGGCGCCAAAGCACAAGCGATGGGTGTCTCCCTGGTGATTCATCCAAAGAACCCAAACGTGCCAACATCACACGCCAACGTGCGTTTATTTGTGGCGGAAAAAGAAGGTCAAGACCCAATTTGGTGGTTTGGAGGTGGCTTTGATTTAACGCCATTTTATCCAAATGACGAAGACGTGCTGTCTTGGCATCAAACAGCACATGATTTATGTGCACCGTTTGGCGAACAGATTTATGCAGAACATAAAAAATGGTGTGATGATTATTTCTATTTAAAGCATCGTGATGAACAGCGTGGTGTGGGTGGTTTATTCTTTGATGATTTAAACCAATGGGACTTCGAAACGTGCTTTCAATATATGCAAGCCGTAGGGAATGGTTACTTAGAGGCAATTCTCCCGATCTTTAAGCGCAATCAAGACAAGCCGTATAGCGATGAACAGCGTGAGTTCCAACTTTACCGTCGTGGTCGTTATGTTGAATATAACTTGGTATATGACCGAGGTACATTATTTGGTTTACAAACGGGTGGTCGGATTGAATCAATCTTAGTCAGTCTGCCGCCATTGACCGGATGGCGTTATCGCCCTGAATGGGAAGAAGGTTCTGCTGAAAAACGATTAACCGACTATTATCTAAAACCACACGATTGGTTAACTGAACTTAAAAAATAA